The Panicum hallii strain FIL2 chromosome 9, PHallii_v3.1, whole genome shotgun sequence genome has a window encoding:
- the LOC112875110 gene encoding uncharacterized protein LOC112875110, translating into MGNSPTQELATDDSKADNKAPSKPAPPSTSAVSSKTKTDVEREQLFDGSSDVRTPRKKSTQEILTKYKFKGDAAAAAAHAKQKLMERQEKLARITEQSAELESEAENFATLAQQIRKNMENKWWK; encoded by the exons ATGGGAAACAGCCCAACACAAGAACTGGCAACTG ATGACAGCAAGGCCGACAACAAAGCACCGTCAAAACCGGCACCGCCGTCCACGTCCGCCGTCAGCAGCAAGACCAAGACAG ACGTGGAGAGAGAGCAACTGTTCGATGGATCAAGCGACGTTCGCACGCCGAGGAAGAAAAGCACCCAGGAGATCCTCACCAAGTACAAATTCAAAGGG gacgccgccgccgcggcggctcACGCCAAACAGAAGCTCATGGAGCGGCAGGAGAAACTCGCG AGGATCACGGAGCAATCCGCGGAGCTGGAGAGCGAGGCCGAGAATTTCGCCACCCTCGCCCAGCAGATCAGGAAAAACATGGAGAACAAATGGTGGAAGTGA